A stretch of Stigmatopora argus isolate UIUO_Sarg chromosome 22, RoL_Sarg_1.0, whole genome shotgun sequence DNA encodes these proteins:
- the uimc1 gene encoding uncharacterized protein uimc1, translating into MPPRKQRTKDRPHTSPSLDVQENQAITDGTEQDEPSTWLLLPGLSEREKRWREREYKAKSKVMTDEELMALALRQSMQEANGKAHRVQQDEAADRVSIENSLPHKSPDFHTCDHKAKVTVPSLGQEVLKTCETVGFVVCSQLLPERLPSSASYKNASFSESDTGDDCAVGEDFSECIKSPVFGGELKPVRKAFRLSDIQPRLPKKSDAT; encoded by the exons ATGCCTCCGAGGAAGCAACGGACTAAGGACAGACCCCATACAAGTCCATCATTGGATGTACAGGAAAACCAAGCTATCACTGATGGGACGGAGCAG GACGAACCCTCGACTTGGCTTCTGCTGCCAGGCTTGTCAGAACGAGAAAAACGGTGGAGGGAGAGGGAATACAAAGCCAAGAGCAAAG TGATGACAGATGAGGAGCTCATGGCGTTAGCCCTTCGCCAAAGTATGCAAGAAGCCAACGGCAAGGCGCACCGGGTGCAGCAGGATGAAGCAGCCGACCGAGTGAGC ATAGAAAACAGTCTCCCCCATAAATCCCCCGACTTCCACACGTGCGATCACAAAGCCAAAGTGACCGTCCCCAGCCTAGGCCAGGAGGTGCTGAAGACGTGCGAGACTGTCGGCTTTGTGGTCTGTTCGCAGCTCTTGCCTGAGCGACTCCCTTCATCGGCGAGCTACAAAAATGCCTCCTTCTCCGAGTCGGACACGGGAGACGATTGCGCCGTGGGGGAAGATTTCAGCGAGTGTATCAAAAGCCCGGTGTTTGGCG GAGAGCTCAAGCCCGTCCGAAAGGCCTTCCGCCTATCCGACATTCAGCCCCGTCTTCCCAAGAAGTCTGACGCCACCTGA